From the genome of Lutzomyia longipalpis isolate SR_M1_2022 chromosome 2, ASM2433408v1, one region includes:
- the LOC129790375 gene encoding peroxiredoxin, with protein MAAIFRSLLKTTFPSAIRQSISQRQISTGSRLLAAKIQHPAPDFKGTAVVNGEFKEISLNDYKGKYLVLFFYPLDFTFVCPTEIIAFSDRMSEFQKLNTEVVGVSVDSHFSHLAWTNLDRKAGGLGKLHYPLLADLTKDISRDYGVLLEQAGISLRGLFIIDPNGILRQITVNDLPVGRSVDETLRLIKAFQFVEKHGEVCPANWNPDTNPDTIKPTVTASKDYFQKHG; from the exons ATGGCTGCAATTTTCCGCTCTCTCCTGAAAACT ACTTTTCCATCCGCAATCCGTCAAAGTATCTCCCAGCGACAAATCTCTACTG GAAGTCGCCTCCTTGCGGCTAAAATTCAGCATCCTGCACCGGATTTCAAGGGCACGGCCGTTGTGAATGGggaattcaaggaaatctctCTAAATGACTACAAGGGGAAGTACCTGGTGCTCTTCTTCTACCCCCTGGACTTTACCTTTGTCTGCCCCACGGAGATTATTGCCTTCAGCGATAGAATGTCGGAATTCCAGAAGCTAAATACGGAAGTTGTGGGTGTTTCCGTTGATTCGCATTTCAGTCATCTCGCATGGACGAATCTCGACCGGAAGGCTGGTGGTTTGGGGAAGCTCCACTACCCACTGCTGGCGGATCTCACAAAGGACATCTCACGCGACTATGGGGTTCTCCTGGAACAGGCAGGGATCTCCCTAAGGGGACTCTTTATAATTGATCCAAATGGCATTTTGAGGCAAATCACCGTCAATGACCTCCCTGTGGGGCGTTCGGTGGATGAAACACTGAGGCTCATCAAGGCATTCCAGTTTGTTGAGAAGCACGGCGAGGTGTGTCCTGCAAATTGGAATCCCGACACAAATCCTGACACAATCAAACCCACTGTTACCGCATCCAAAGATTATTTCCAGAAGCACGGATAG
- the LOC129790113 gene encoding adhesion G protein-coupled receptor A3 gives MFVNLTQLRRLDLTHNSMRLIDETVFGEMPKLEDLKLAQNLIAHIYQGSFDRMPSLRLLDISMNPLVCDCNLLWLNPWSANNSVKLQKQPKCESTGTFKGTPIKKLKIGQDLHCESQLQTHLELLPDHDQILFEGDALSIRCRAPRVAVGAKMDSEDLPPGAHVFWGWSNVILAPNSTENITFVEPIQQFAATIQITENQIADRGLLNSILRIPSVGRNHTGMWNCRLRSEQANFSRSIAVWVIHNETSYCPSQEMADNKGHYSWPRTIRGTLVSVPCAGDGPPHVHAVGRCNETGQWENLDTSACPFIRETTRILDQFAKVNLTIVRVLESAERLRNYTALPGNATVQLKFRDPIDVSFIAKTVDNYIDFLTVEADLGPMVLDIVSQCMQIPAVLLQMGQQRDGACNKLVRAAEAAAENTPSVLAKKDNLAMEEFKIRPQSFSGKTCVWFKAATERRTLQCNIGNQAQSIGFYDKHIDASIQFPASLFAHLSAASSTSTQKLLVSVFQNSNLFPQNRSHGTYRITSCVIGAKVTSSSNRMRENLTEPIFIILRAQPFHHELSAPKPVWWDPELNGGLGDWSSQGCLFSHMLQGMLVFACTKLGYYGLIQHTKYLNDSPDENSGARFRYCPVAVYVGSLVLFICLWVNISTYTVFGKTIQMARKAKHALVNTWLTLSLLLLVFNVGIYQTDNSRICQTFGMLTQYLSLAVLFWMCVSVSNFLKRMKRLEKRPNVLQADDLPKEDIGGRKPILGIYLVGYGIAVIICGIGGAVNIREYASYSYCFMKSSPALSAVFVPAAIVISFLCLLFVCIKCNLRDRDINGHMSEGTQGTENVDLDLLEPNTVTGNHYQSISISTPTTSTQDDQEHSHSTQLNAFVITLILYLITWLFAGLTVSTPFAERIQYEEEAFSVIYAIMATVLGCFTVFFYGIARSDIRKQWNVMRCSRVRNRFTQNFSGEPKELNGGVVTFRQVAATAAAHSVSRSNSQSSKSRPNSTMLKAAAADLNSHTLTRRNGSPSGAKVANMNLVLLHRQQFVHNPVIINEEVHAADVFYNPNQSNVARKFFRKQKRLAKQNNIEIQRRDFSGDGGNSEVGTSMITFPKPPTTRPPTEMSMFSSGSKVNNINIHVDRRVECGKEQRHNNPNILSDSCNEESDADRLVVGAESLRAIAAQRSKITNRDSGVVANIYTNVQETGTPQHETVTMRAEERYKKSLNTDDDDDDEENMSSDNDPHYVNQSFDGQYPFKSIKEEERSPDVDQIVTAHPPTCLELRSTNDAEGFVLSLNSPILAMNTVGLPIVTSPSEQEIKEESCETVDAEGCPSALDLRSEEVLLRQMQSKSMEDMSRSFTARETRARSISFNNVALLPDMLLSPMKTSSSPVLFSPSLCDIDDYHAQPSTSYDMDAGLIFNPPLSAIARHFTSSPTSESDINYQHSEISIRSHGLYAPQPPDNDLTLAGEEGLTFAYQASEVSDVEDEDDGQDVHDYLLGEDSRDERELIDSQTSIDELYQRIKRRSNQQHFLRQQEEVSSQGSSVVLPNE, from the exons ATGTTTGTGAATCTAACACAACTCCGACGCCTCGATTTAACGCACAACTCAATGAGACTGATAGACGAGACAGTATTCGGTGAGATGCCAAAATTGGAAGACTTAAAATTGGCGCAAAACCTCATTGCGCACATCTATCAGGGCTCCTTCGACAGGATGCCCTCGCTGCGATTGTTGGACATATCAATGAATCCCCTTGTTTGCGATTGCAACCTCCTCTGGCTCAATCCATGGAGTGCCAATAATTCCGTAAAGCTGCAGAAGCAGCCAAAGTGCGAGAGTACCGGGACGTTCAAGGGGACCCCCataaagaagctcaaaatTGGTCAAGATCTTCACTGTGAGAGTCAACTGCAGACGCATCTTGAGCTTCTGCCCGATCACGATCAGATTCTCTTTGAGGGGGATGCTCTCAGTATCCGTTGTCGTGCTCCCAGGGTTGCTGTGGGGGCGAAAATGGACTCAGAGGATCTCCCCCCGGGGGCGCATGTCTTCTGGGGCTGGTCAAATGTAATCCTCGCGCCGAATTCCACGGAAAATATCACCTTTGTGGAGCCAATTCAGCAATTTGCAGCCACAATTCAGATAACGGAGAATCAAATTGCCGACCGGGGGCTACTGAATTCAATCCTGAGGATTCCCAGTGTAGGGAGGAATCACACAGGGATGTGGAATTGCCGACTACGGTCGGAACAGGCTAATTTCTCCCGGAGTATTGCCGTGTGGGTGATTCACAATGAAACTTCGTACTGCCCATCGCAGGAGATGGCTGACAATAAGGGACACTACTCCTGGCCACGTACCATCCGGGGGACACTTGTCAGTGTTCCCTGTGCTGGGGATGGGCCCCCACACGTCCACGCCGTGGGGCGATGCAATGAAACGGGACAATGGGAGAATCTCGATACGTCTGCTTGTCCCTTCATCCGGGAGACAACACGAATCCTCGATCAATTTGCCAAGGTCAATCTGACCATTGTGCGTGTCCTGGAGAGTGCTGAACGCCTCCGGAACTACACAGCCCTTCCGGGGAATGCAACAGTTCAACTGAAATTCCGTGATCCCATCGATGTGAGCTTCATTGCCAAAACAGTGGATAACTACATTGATTTCCTCACAGTGGAAGCTGATCTGGGCCCCATGGTGTTGGACATTGTCTCCCAGTGCATGCAAATCCCAGCTGTTTTGCTGCAAATGGGCCAGCAACGCGATGGGGCGTGCAATAAACTCGTGAGAGCTGCGGAGGCAGCTGCAGAGAATACCCCATCAGTGCTGGCGAAGAAGGACAACCTGGCCATGGAGGAGTTCAAGATACGCCCGCAGAGCTTCTCCGGGAAGACTTGCGTGTGGTTCAAGGCAGCCACGGAGCGGAGGACACTTCAGTGCAATATTGGGAATCAAGCACAGAGTATTGGGTTCTACGATAAGCACATTGATGCCTCAATCCAATTCCCGGCATCACTCTTTGCGCATCTCTCAGCTGCTAGTAGTACATCAACGCAGAAACTCCTTGTCTCGGTATTCCAGAATAGCAACCTTTTCCCGCAGAATCGTTCCCATGGCACGTACAGGATCACTTCGTGCGTGATTGGAGCGAAGGTGACGAGTTCCAGCAATAGGATGCGTGAGAATCTCACAGAGCCCATCTTTATCATCCTCCGGGCGCAGCCATTTCATCATGAATTGAGCGCCCCGAAGCCCGTTTGGTGGGATCCGGAACTCAATGGGGGCCTCGGGGATTGGTCTTCGCAGGGGTGCCTCTTCTCGCACATGCTCCAGGGAATGCTGGTGTTTGCGTGCACAAAACTCGGCTACTACGGATTGATTCAGCACACAAAGTACCTCAATGATTCACCAGATGAGAATTCCGGAGCACGCTTCCGGTACTGTCCGGTTGCGGTGTATGTGGGCAGTTTGGTGCTGTTTATCTGCCTGTGGGTGAACATTAGCACGTACACGGTGTTCGGGAAGACGATACAAATGGCCAGGAAGGCTAAACATGCTCTGGTTAATACGTGGCTGACGCTCTCTCTGCTTCTGCTTGTCTTCAACGTGGGCATCTATCAGACGGACAATAGTCGTATTTGTCAGACTTTTGGCATGTTGACGCAGTACCTGAGCCTGGCTGTCCTGTTCTGGATGTGTGTGTCCGTGAGTAACTTCCTGAAGCGCATGAAGAGGCTGGAGAAGCGTCCGAATGTCCTGCAAGCGGATGATTTGCCAAAGGAGGACATTGGTGGGAGGAAACCCATCCTGGGGATTTACCTTGTGGGCTATGGGATTGCCGTGATCATCTGCGGGATTGGGGGTGCCGTGAATATCCGGGAGTATGCTTCCTACTCGTATTGCTTCATGAAATCCAGTCCAGCTCTCAGTGCGGTCTTTGTGCCAGCAGCCATCGTCATTAGTTTCCTCTGTTTGCTCTTTGTGTGCATCAAATGCAATTTGCGGGATCGTGACATCAATGGGCACATGAGTGAGGGCACCCAGGGCACGGAGAACGTGGATTTGGATCTCCTGGAACCGAATACAGTGACGGGAAATCACTACCAGAGCATCTCCATCAGCACGCCAACGACAAGCACGCAGGATGATCAGGAGCACAGCCACAGTACGCAACTCAATGCATTTGTCATCACGCTCATTCTCTACCTTATCACGTGGCTCTTTGCCGGTCTAACCGTATCCACGCCCTTTGCGGAGCGTATTCAGTACGAGGAGGAAGCCTTCAGTGTCATTTACGCCATCATGGCCACAGTTCTGGGATGCTTCACAGTCTTCTTCTACGGCATTGCACGCAGTGACATCCGGAAGCAGTGGAATGTGATGCGTTGCTCCCGTGTACGCAATCGCTTCACGCAGAACTTCTCCGGAGAACCAAAAGAGCTCAATGGGGGCGTTGTGACCTTCCGGCAAGTTGCAGCAACGGCTGCAGCTCACTCCGTTTCCCGATCAAATAGTCAGAGCTCCAAAAGTCGCCCCAATAGCACAATGCTCaaggcagcagcagcagatcTCAATTCGCACACACTGACACGACGCAATGGGAGCCCGAGTGGTGCCAAAGTAGCCAATATGAACCTCGTCCTGCTCCATCGGCAGCAATTTGTCCACAATCCCGTCATTATAAATGAGGAAGTTCACGCAGCGGATGTTTTCTACAATCCCAATCAAAGCAATGTGGCCAGGAAGTTTTTCCGGAAGCAGAAGCGTTTGGCGAAGCAGAATAACATTGAGATACAGAGGAGGGATTTTAGTGGGGATGGTGGCAATAGTGAGGTTGGTACGTCAATGATTACCTTCCCAAAGCCACCAACAACGCGCCCACCCACGGAAATGTCGATGTTTAGCTCCGGGAGTAAAGTTAACAACATTAACATACACGTTGATCGAAG AGTGGAATGTGGCAAGGAGCAACGACACAACAATCCCAACATCCTCTCGGACAGTTGCAATGAAGAAAGTGACGCAGATCGCCTCGTGGTGGGGGCAGAGAGTCTACGTGCCATTGCAGCACAACGCTCAAAGATTACAAATAGAGATAGTGGCGTTGTGGCGAATATTTACACGAATGTCCAGGAAACGGGGACGCCTCAGCATGAGACGGTGACAATGAGAGCAGAAGAGAGGTACAAGAAATCCCTCAATACGGACGACGATGACGATGATGAGGAGAATATGAGTTCAGACAATGATCCGCACTACGTCAATCAATCCTTCGACGGGCAGTATCCGTTTAAGAGTATCAAAGAGGAGGAGAGATCTCCGGATGTGGATCAGATTGTTACAGCTCATCCACCCACATGCTTAGAACTAAGATCAACAAACGATGCAGAAGGGTTCGTACTGTCGCTCAATAGCCCAATCTTGGCAATGAATACCGTTGGACTGCCAATTGTAACGTCGCCAAGTGAGCAGGAAATCAAGGAAGAGTCCTGTGAGACAG TGGATGCAGAAGGCTGCCCTTCAGCTCTGGATCTGCGTTCGGAGGAAGTTCTGCTGCGACAGATGCAGTCAAAATCAATGGAGGACATGAGTAGATCATTCACAGCGCGGGAAACAAGAGCTCGTTCAATCTCCTTCAATAACGTCGCCCTCCTGCCGGATATGTTGCTGTCGCCGATGAAGACGAGCAGCAGCCCCGTGCTCTTCTCACCCAGTCTGTGTGACATCGATGACTACCACGCGCAGCCTTCGACGTCGTACGACATGGATGCTGGGTTGATCTTCAACCCGCCGCTCTCGGCCATTGCGCGACACTTCACATCCAGCCCAACGAGTGAGAGTGACATCAACTACCAGCATTCGGAGATCAGCATCCGCAGCCATGGGCTGTATGCTCCCCAGCCGCCGGACAATGATCTCACACTGGCCGGCGAAGAGGGGCTCACATTTGCCTATCAAGCGTCGGAAGTGAGTGATGTGGAGGATGAGGATGATGGGCAGGATGTGCACGATTATCTCCTCGGTGAGGATTCACGAGATGAGCGTGAACTCATCGATAGTCAAACGTCAATTGATGAGCTCTATCAGCGCATCAAGAGACGCAGCAATCAGCAACACTTCCTGCGGCAACAGGAAGAGGTCAGCAGTCAGGGTAGCAGTGTTGTCCTGCCCAATGAatag